One window of the Doryrhamphus excisus isolate RoL2022-K1 chromosome 10, RoL_Dexc_1.0, whole genome shotgun sequence genome contains the following:
- the LOC131137111 gene encoding threonine--tRNA ligase 1, cytoplasmic-like isoform X3 → MWASCASVLVYFVDFLFLKLTLCFQLLYSLSRYCKGNIATNYDEIKHKYQALVCPALPERLQRFESLREKKNNKRGTEVSEKPLSIRVGDSQVVKGTAGVTTPLSVAQSIREKGVLVGKVNGELWDLGRPLEADCELQLLGFDTLEGREAAWRTGACVLSGVLQTAFGARVCREGASALGLYCDHVMENSDTPPLSEVEERCKEAAALTLPLSRLELSAHEIQELFQDDVLRLQLVQEQMTAPTATVYRCGDILAVTNGPLLPHTGLLRVFKMLQLSTLTLADQDERAGLVRLSGVAFPREKDKVEWEREQEEARRRDHRRIGTDQELFFFNDVSPGSCFFLPKGAHVYNTLTDFIKSEYRRRGFSEVITPTLFSTALWERSGHWEHYSDNMFTVTSEGTQTYALKPMNCPAHCLMFEQRVRSWRELPLRWADFGALHRNELSGALGGLTRVRRFCQDDAHIFCTPEQLEEEIVACLDFVRSVYRVFGFSFHCLLSTRPTPCLGEPEQWDHAEQQLERSLQHFGERWELNPGDGAFYGPKIDIQIKDAIGRQHQCATIQLDFQLPIRFDLQYVGQDGHVHRPVMIHRAVLGSLERMIAILAENFGGKWPLWLSPAQIMVIPVGGSCESAAKQVLHRFREAGFMADLNDDAGASLSRKVRAAQLAQYNYMLVVGDQESRSGTVSVRSRSGKQLGRRPVEEVLMSLQRLRDSRSNRDDF, encoded by the exons ATGTGGGCAAGCTGCGCTTCGGTGCTTGTTTACTTTGttgactttctttttttaaaacttacgTTATGTTTTCAGTTACTTTATTCGCTTTCTAGATACTGTAAAGGTAACATTGCGACAAACTACGACGAGATAAAACACAAGTACCAAGCCCTA GTGTGCCCGGCCTTACCTGAGCGTCTCCAACGCTTTGAGTCTCTCAGggagaaaaagaacaacaagAGGGGAACCGAAGTTTCGGAAAAGCCCCTCAGCATCCGTGTAGGCGACAGCCAGGTGGTGAAGGGAACAGCCGGGGTCACCACGCCACTCTCGGTCGCTCAGAGTATTCG GGAGAAAGGAGTCTTGGTGGGTAAGGTGAATGGGGAGCTTTGGGACCTCGGGCGCCCCCTGGAGGCGGACTGTGAACTGCAACTTCTTGGCTTTGACACACTTGAGGGACGAGAG GCCGCGTGGCGGACAGGAGCCTGTGTGCTCAGTGGGGTGCTGCAGACGGCGTTCGGTGCCAGGGTGTGTCGCGAAGGGGCGTCTGCGCTGGGACTTTACTGCGATCACGTGATGGAGAACAG CGACACACCGCCTTTGAGTGAGGTGGAGGAGCGATGCAAGGAGGCCGCTGCCCTCACGTTGCCTCTGAGCAGGCTGGAGCTCAGCGCACATGAGATCCAGGAGCTCTTCCAG gaTGACGTGCTCAGGTTACAGCTAGTCCAGGAGCAGATGACCGCCCCCACTGCTACAGTATACAG GTGTGGGGACATCCTGGCGGTTACCAACGGCCCCCTGCTTCCGCACACTGGACTCCTCAGGGTGTTCAAGATGCTCCAG CTGTCAACTCTGACCCTGGCCGACCAGGACGAGCGTGCGGGTTTGGTGCGTCTCTCCGGGGTGGCTTTTCCTCGAGAGAAGGATAAGGTGGAGTGGGAGAGGGAGCAGGAGGAGGCCCGCAGGAGGGACCACAGACGCATCGGGACG GACCAGGAGCTGTTCTTCTTCAATGACGTCAGTCCAGGAAGCTGCTTCTTCCTGCCCAAAGGAGCACACGTGTACAACACCCTCACGGACTTCATCAAG AGCGAGTACCGGCGGCGAGGCTTCAGCGAGGTCATCACCCCGACGCTGTTCAGCACCGCATTGTGGGAGCGCTCGGGCCACTGGGAGCACTACAGCGACAACATGTTCACCGTCACCTCCGAAGGCACTCAGACGTACGCGCTCAAACCCATGAACTGCCCTGCGCACTG CCTCATGTTTGAGCAGCGCGTGCGATCATGGCGGGAGCTTCCTCTGCGCTGGGCCGACTTCGGGGCGCTGCATCGTAACGAGCTCTCAGGCGCTCTGGGAGGCCTCACACGCGTCCGCAGGTTCTGCCAAGACGACGCTCACATCTTCTGCACACCCGAGCAG CTGGAAGAAGAGATTGTGGCTTGTTTGGACTTTGTGAGGAGCGTTTATCGAGTGTTTGGGTTTTCCTTCCACTGCCTCCTGTCGACACGTCCAACTCCGTGCCTCGGGGAGCCTGAGCAGTGGGACCACGCCGAGCAG CAACTGGAGCGGAGCCTGCAGCACTTTGGTGAGCGCTGGGAGTTGAACCCAGGGGACGGAGCCTTCTATGGGCCAAAG ATTGACATCCAGATCAAGGACGCGATTGGCCGACAGCACCAGTGTGCCACCATCCAGTTGGACTTTCAGCTGCCAATCAGATTTGACCTCCAGTATGTTGG GCAGGACGGTCATGTGCATCGACCAGTGATGATCCACCGAGCGGTGCTGGGATCGCTGGAGAGGATGATCGCCATCTTGGCCGAAAACTTTGGAGGGAAATG GCCCCTGTGGTTGTCCCCAGCGCAGATCATGGTCATTCCTGTAGGGGGCAGCTGTGAGTCGGCTGCTAAGCAG GTTCTCCACCGGTTTCGTGAAGCAGGCTTCATGGCCGACCTGAATGACGACGCCGGCGCCTCCTTGAGCAGGAAGGTCCGCGCCGCTCAGCTGGCGCAGTACAACTACATGTTAG TGGTGGGCGATCAGGAGTCCCGGAGCGGCACAGTGAGTGTGCGAAGTCGAAGCGGCAAACAACTGGGCAGGAGGCCCGTGGAAGAGGTCCTGATGAGCCTCCAGCGGCTGCGAGACTCCAGGAGCAACCGAGATGACTTTTAA